The Mycolicibacterium mageritense genome contains a region encoding:
- a CDS encoding macro domain-containing protein: MSFTHEIGDLFAHPAEAIAHGVNCKGVAGAGVAAVMKLQHPNAIHQYQVLARRGDLPPGGAMICTQGPGDKTIIHCASQDHPGPNATEEWLRSSLTVGLELAVGHGIRSVAVPLIGGGIGGLDPARAVAIIREVSEESPVAVTLVTLA, from the coding sequence ATGAGCTTCACCCATGAGATCGGCGACCTCTTCGCCCACCCGGCTGAGGCCATCGCGCACGGCGTCAACTGCAAAGGCGTCGCCGGTGCTGGCGTGGCAGCTGTGATGAAGTTGCAACACCCCAACGCAATTCACCAGTACCAGGTACTCGCCCGGCGCGGTGACTTACCGCCGGGCGGAGCGATGATCTGCACGCAAGGGCCGGGGGACAAGACGATTATCCACTGCGCCAGCCAGGATCATCCCGGGCCCAACGCGACCGAGGAGTGGCTGCGGTCGTCACTGACTGTTGGCCTGGAACTGGCTGTCGGGCACGGCATCCGGTCGGTGGCGGTTCCGCTGATAGGCGGAGGTATCGGTGGACTGGACCCCGCAAGGGCGGTCGCGATCATCCGCGAGGTGTCCGAGGAGTCACCGGTGGCCGTGACGCTGGTGACGCTGGCCTAG
- a CDS encoding nuclear transport factor 2 family protein has translation MSVESVIVAHLNAWNSPSGPERQRAIAEIYSPDVFVGEPAAALTGHAGVESAIAALQAQLPGSVITRIGPTQVAQDLVTYAWTLGPEGGDTIASGRDVLIIRDDKIASLYVVIDE, from the coding sequence GTGTCCGTCGAGAGCGTCATCGTCGCCCACCTCAACGCCTGGAACTCGCCGAGCGGCCCCGAGCGGCAACGGGCGATCGCCGAGATCTATTCGCCCGATGTTTTCGTGGGCGAGCCTGCCGCCGCACTCACCGGTCACGCCGGTGTCGAATCTGCCATCGCGGCACTGCAGGCGCAGCTTCCCGGGAGCGTGATCACCCGAATCGGCCCCACGCAGGTTGCCCAGGATCTCGTGACCTACGCGTGGACGCTCGGCCCCGAGGGCGGCGACACAATCGCCTCGGGTCGAGACGTGCTGATCATCCGCGACGACAAGATCGCGAGCCTCTATGTGGTGATCGACGAGTAG
- a CDS encoding MerR family DNA-binding transcriptional regulator codes for MGEPLKLSEVSKRCGIKVRTLQFLVADGLLPAERTPQGHPLIPDDAVPTWAQCRALLEQHRDRHLQQAAKMLDRVLLELEAVRNDITEAREHPTEPLGIDFTAASRYGSGSGQTTLAAAMTQFEHARINVELYHRALTEVIDADRT; via the coding sequence ATGGGCGAGCCGTTGAAACTCTCCGAGGTGTCGAAACGGTGCGGGATTAAAGTGCGCACACTGCAGTTTCTGGTGGCCGACGGACTGCTGCCCGCCGAGCGCACACCGCAGGGCCATCCATTGATCCCCGACGACGCCGTGCCGACCTGGGCACAATGCCGGGCACTGCTGGAACAACACCGCGACAGGCACCTACAGCAGGCCGCCAAGATGCTCGACCGGGTGCTCCTCGAACTCGAGGCGGTGCGCAACGACATCACCGAAGCTCGCGAGCACCCCACCGAACCGCTGGGCATCGACTTCACCGCCGCATCGCGATATGGCTCGGGATCCGGACAGACGACACTCGCAGCAGCGATGACCCAGTTTGAGCACGCCCGCATCAACGTGGAGCTGTACCACCGCGCACTCACCGAGGTAATCGACGCGGACAGGACTTGA
- a CDS encoding HNH endonuclease family protein, whose translation MGTTNKTSGIVSTLLQLALIGLIMVVTAVVLLGSLAGTAVPVIGPAISATREWIAGSGDEQEPAGNAVPPGSAGAPMALGGTSTPSPDPSTLVVAPQASMNGYARVRFGQAWTDDVDVEGGNNNCDTRNDILARDLTAVTTLDGCKVASGTLVDPYTAEIIGFMRGKDTSAAVQVDHIVALANSWVSGAWTWDLPALKQIANDPLNLLAVDGPANMGKGAKAADEWLPPNPAFQCTYVKRQVMVKNKYRLSVTAPEKAVMERFHGQC comes from the coding sequence ATGGGAACAACGAATAAGACCTCCGGCATCGTCTCTACCCTGCTGCAGCTGGCGTTGATCGGGTTGATCATGGTCGTGACCGCCGTCGTGCTGCTCGGATCACTGGCCGGCACTGCGGTTCCGGTGATCGGGCCGGCCATCTCAGCAACCCGCGAATGGATCGCAGGCAGTGGAGATGAACAGGAACCGGCCGGCAACGCAGTTCCGCCCGGCTCCGCCGGCGCGCCGATGGCTTTAGGCGGAACAAGTACCCCCAGCCCCGACCCGTCCACCCTCGTGGTCGCCCCGCAGGCATCCATGAACGGCTACGCCCGCGTACGGTTCGGTCAGGCGTGGACCGATGACGTCGATGTCGAGGGCGGGAATAACAACTGCGACACGAGGAACGACATCCTCGCCCGCGACTTGACCGCGGTGACCACACTCGACGGGTGCAAGGTCGCCTCTGGAACATTGGTCGATCCCTACACCGCGGAGATCATCGGCTTCATGCGCGGGAAAGACACCTCAGCGGCGGTACAGGTCGATCACATCGTGGCCCTGGCCAACAGCTGGGTGTCCGGGGCGTGGACGTGGGACCTGCCCGCGCTCAAGCAGATCGCCAACGACCCGCTCAACCTCTTGGCGGTCGACGGGCCAGCCAACATGGGCAAGGGTGCCAAAGCAGCTGACGAGTGGCTGCCGCCCAACCCCGCGTTCCAGTGCACCTACGTCAAACGTCAGGTCATGGTGAAGAACAAATACCGCCTCAGCGTCACGGCCCCGGAGAAAGCTGTGATGGAGCGCTTTCACGGTCAGTGCTGA
- a CDS encoding FtsK/SpoIIIE domain-containing protein, which yields MFSIFRAPPRPAVSLAPTGVQIKEPLAAPQPDRRPLWMKALPFVMILAMLGMFVMFALLGARALTSMLFTMPMMLMMLVMMLTQMRGQNSTNNDIEQEIEEYDLELREQRAEVYEQGRAMHDLRTACFPHPGDLLSLVGTDDMWQADPNPEIGRVVAPEDETDPDVRNLTSNPYLRARIGIGMAPLYPKLIPAPDVVPEMLEPTTMVRYERAMQTLSVVANLPIDVRLNEFPAYALRGEESADRGGLVRAMLMSLAFNHKPSDLNIGVVTEDPQEWEWLKWLAHNEDVTKVEKGLGARQLSWRSLDEFAVRHAAQIERMRDPAEGAKPPHLLLIIDTPNAVVSWPANMAGGVTGMTWLVVRYGTDLVSDLKSRILLRDGRVSTVEDFDAAAADSVSVVAAETFARAMYMFRPRNYGVGGAVVDDTPEHIADFFEALQIGDIETHDVIEVWKRNAFTDEIKVPFGYQRAGDVLTPELSYVNFYEENRSGNGPHGAVAGRTGSGKSYFLRAIVLALVAIYGPDKVALILADFKGGATFLGMENLPHTVASISNLENAMELVDRLGAVINGEVDRREEFITTQRRCKDIFEYREQQQKHPNDPDWPSLPDLIVIIDEFGEFLKDRPGYLELLTRVGRVGRSLGMHLVMCSQFIDKSVLGDLFEHLSFRYSLSVNSPQHSIAMIGTDAAATMVGGKLKGKILRKFSSDHGPVEVAAFHHEAPYIRRTVIERARTVNDSHDVVADPVVPFTLFTERGFTPVIEGEVVETREEQLGEKMADVLLEKVSRLRDMRTLDLWKPSLREPLSLPTLGGLQRQQQGLRIRIGDLDAPEKHTRLPWMIDFGGSVAHQVIAGAGKSGRTTLLQTLVICGCVQHGPSRLAFMLADYGTGKLGEVRNSPNVAAYARPGDGETVARILGESQRLIDLRREVMVDREVPSMDAYLASKDQDPVPGDPYGYVIVAIDGIGEFLGEDRQERAKLLRPILDGGGAVGVHLVYTADSQGSANAGNVTHYSVEVKGGVQLPSTDYSGAKVPPEVRMTLADRIPLDQPGRSFDAATSLQARTVVPINRAIEPDREDKGMPVFDVVDHGEEIRMLCGDLAAVYAEEKVPAVLPADAVIDYETIWSVFEPMVDFGRHPARTIMPLGSRMDTLALAPVPNFSQNLLVYGEKESGKSNVLRSVMESVMRQFAPKDAVIIVIDPLRQMLGERDRLYERGYMQRAKFVDKVDSSGATVLDADGKPVQVRKRPPGYVASREDIDAVAEMLVRLMVSRRPGDDATSDQLRNRTYFTGPEVYVFIDNFASIASGYAAKTAFDEVEVGGESVSRLLATGTDLGVHFILSDGTGFADRVKASALLLALRESLMAPILQLAGAPASGLPVAQAFHLKPARWRAGQGRLIVDAEDHVMVQTAHIDVDAVAARFNDVPAAG from the coding sequence ATGTTTTCGATTTTCCGGGCGCCGCCCCGGCCGGCGGTGTCGCTGGCGCCGACCGGTGTGCAGATCAAAGAACCGCTGGCCGCGCCGCAGCCGGACCGCCGGCCGTTGTGGATGAAGGCGTTGCCGTTCGTGATGATCCTGGCGATGCTCGGCATGTTCGTCATGTTCGCGCTTCTGGGCGCCCGCGCGCTCACCTCGATGCTGTTCACGATGCCGATGATGTTGATGATGCTGGTCATGATGCTCACGCAGATGCGCGGGCAGAATTCCACCAACAACGACATCGAGCAGGAGATCGAAGAGTACGACCTGGAGCTGCGGGAGCAGCGCGCCGAGGTCTACGAGCAGGGCCGGGCAATGCACGATCTGCGTACCGCCTGTTTCCCGCATCCGGGGGATCTTCTGTCACTGGTGGGCACCGACGACATGTGGCAGGCCGACCCGAACCCGGAAATCGGCAGAGTGGTTGCCCCCGAAGACGAAACCGACCCCGACGTCCGGAATCTGACGTCCAACCCGTATCTGCGGGCGCGAATCGGCATCGGGATGGCGCCGCTGTATCCGAAGCTGATCCCCGCTCCCGATGTGGTTCCCGAAATGCTGGAACCCACCACGATGGTGCGCTACGAGCGGGCGATGCAGACGCTGTCGGTGGTGGCCAACCTGCCGATCGACGTCCGCCTCAACGAGTTCCCGGCCTATGCGCTGCGCGGCGAGGAATCCGCCGACCGCGGTGGTCTGGTCCGGGCAATGCTGATGTCATTGGCGTTCAACCACAAGCCAAGCGACCTGAACATCGGGGTGGTCACCGAGGATCCGCAGGAGTGGGAATGGTTGAAGTGGCTGGCCCACAACGAGGATGTGACCAAAGTCGAGAAGGGACTGGGCGCGCGGCAGCTGAGTTGGCGCAGCCTCGATGAGTTCGCGGTACGCCATGCCGCCCAGATCGAGCGGATGCGGGACCCCGCCGAGGGCGCCAAGCCCCCGCATCTGCTGCTGATCATTGACACCCCCAACGCGGTCGTGTCATGGCCGGCGAACATGGCCGGCGGTGTGACGGGAATGACCTGGCTGGTGGTTCGGTACGGCACCGATCTGGTCTCTGATCTCAAGAGCCGCATCCTGCTGCGCGACGGTCGGGTCTCCACGGTGGAGGACTTCGATGCCGCTGCAGCCGATTCGGTGTCGGTCGTCGCAGCGGAGACGTTCGCCCGGGCGATGTACATGTTCCGGCCGCGCAACTACGGTGTCGGCGGCGCGGTGGTCGATGACACACCTGAGCACATCGCGGACTTCTTCGAGGCGCTGCAGATCGGTGACATCGAGACTCACGACGTCATCGAGGTCTGGAAGCGCAACGCCTTCACTGATGAGATCAAAGTGCCGTTCGGCTATCAGCGTGCCGGGGATGTGCTGACCCCGGAGCTGAGCTACGTGAACTTCTATGAGGAGAACCGCAGCGGCAACGGTCCCCACGGCGCCGTGGCTGGGCGCACCGGTTCGGGTAAGTCGTATTTCCTGCGCGCCATCGTGCTGGCGCTGGTGGCCATCTACGGTCCGGACAAGGTGGCGCTGATCCTGGCCGACTTCAAAGGTGGTGCGACGTTCCTGGGGATGGAGAACCTGCCACACACGGTGGCGTCGATCTCCAATCTGGAGAACGCCATGGAGCTGGTGGACCGGCTCGGCGCGGTGATCAACGGTGAGGTGGACCGTCGCGAAGAGTTCATCACGACCCAGAGGCGGTGCAAGGACATCTTCGAGTATCGCGAACAGCAGCAGAAGCACCCCAACGATCCGGACTGGCCTTCACTGCCTGATCTGATCGTCATCATCGACGAGTTCGGCGAATTTCTCAAAGACCGGCCGGGCTACCTCGAGCTGCTGACCCGCGTCGGTCGCGTCGGCCGCTCGCTGGGCATGCACCTGGTGATGTGCAGCCAGTTCATCGACAAGTCGGTGCTCGGTGATCTTTTCGAACACCTGAGCTTCCGGTACTCGCTTTCGGTCAACTCCCCGCAGCACTCGATCGCGATGATCGGCACCGACGCAGCGGCCACGATGGTCGGCGGCAAGCTCAAAGGCAAGATCCTGCGCAAGTTTTCCTCCGACCACGGCCCAGTGGAAGTGGCCGCGTTCCACCACGAAGCTCCCTACATCCGGCGCACCGTGATCGAACGGGCCCGGACCGTCAACGACAGCCACGACGTGGTGGCGGATCCGGTGGTTCCGTTCACGCTGTTCACCGAGCGCGGCTTCACCCCCGTGATCGAGGGCGAGGTAGTCGAGACGCGTGAGGAGCAGCTGGGCGAGAAGATGGCCGATGTGCTCCTGGAGAAGGTGTCGCGGCTGCGTGACATGCGGACTCTGGATCTGTGGAAGCCTTCACTGCGGGAACCGCTGAGCCTTCCGACGCTGGGTGGACTGCAGCGCCAGCAGCAGGGGCTGCGTATCCGTATCGGCGACCTCGACGCCCCCGAGAAGCACACCCGCCTTCCGTGGATGATCGACTTCGGTGGCAGCGTGGCGCATCAGGTGATCGCCGGGGCCGGCAAGTCCGGGCGCACCACGCTGCTGCAGACGCTGGTGATCTGCGGCTGTGTTCAGCACGGCCCGTCGCGGCTGGCGTTCATGCTGGCGGACTACGGCACCGGCAAACTGGGGGAGGTCCGCAACAGCCCGAACGTGGCGGCATACGCTCGTCCCGGTGACGGCGAAACGGTGGCGCGGATCCTTGGCGAATCGCAGCGGCTGATCGATCTGCGCCGCGAGGTCATGGTGGACCGCGAAGTCCCGTCCATGGACGCGTATCTGGCGTCCAAAGATCAGGACCCGGTGCCTGGCGATCCGTACGGCTACGTGATTGTTGCCATCGACGGCATCGGCGAGTTCCTCGGCGAGGATCGCCAGGAACGGGCCAAGCTGCTGCGCCCGATTCTCGACGGCGGTGGCGCGGTCGGGGTGCATCTGGTCTACACCGCCGACTCACAGGGCTCGGCCAACGCCGGCAACGTGACGCATTACTCGGTGGAGGTCAAAGGCGGAGTGCAGCTCCCCTCAACCGATTACTCCGGCGCCAAGGTGCCGCCGGAGGTGCGCATGACACTGGCCGACCGTATCCCGCTGGATCAGCCGGGGCGGTCGTTCGATGCGGCCACTTCGCTGCAGGCGCGCACGGTTGTCCCGATCAACCGGGCGATCGAGCCGGACCGCGAGGACAAAGGCATGCCGGTGTTCGATGTGGTCGATCACGGTGAGGAGATCCGCATGCTGTGCGGGGACCTCGCAGCCGTTTACGCCGAGGAGAAGGTGCCCGCGGTGCTGCCGGCGGATGCGGTGATCGATTACGAGACGATCTGGTCGGTGTTCGAGCCGATGGTCGATTTCGGTCGGCATCCGGCACGCACCATCATGCCGTTGGGTAGCCGCATGGACACCTTGGCCTTGGCGCCGGTGCCGAATTTCTCTCAGAACCTGCTGGTGTACGGAGAGAAGGAGTCGGGCAAGAGCAATGTGCTGCGCTCGGTCATGGAATCCGTGATGCGTCAGTTCGCTCCCAAGGATGCGGTGATCATCGTCATCGATCCCCTGCGTCAGATGCTCGGCGAACGCGACCGCCTCTACGAGCGCGGGTACATGCAACGCGCCAAGTTCGTCGACAAGGTGGATTCCAGCGGCGCAACGGTTCTCGACGCCGACGGTAAGCCGGTGCAGGTGCGCAAGCGTCCGCCCGGGTATGTCGCCAGCCGCGAGGACATTGATGCAGTCGCCGAGATGCTGGTGCGGTTGATGGTTTCGCGCCGTCCCGGTGACGACGCGACCTCCGATCAGCTGCGCAACCGGACGTACTTCACCGGTCCGGAGGTCTACGTGTTCATCGACAACTTCGCCTCCATCGCCAGCGGCTACGCGGCCAAGACGGCGTTCGACGAAGTGGAGGTCGGCGGAGAATCGGTGAGCAGGCTGCTGGCGACCGGCACCGATCTCGGTGTTCACTTCATCCTCTCGGACGGCACCGGGTTCGCCGATCGGGTGAAAGCCTCGGCACTGCTGCTCGCGCTGCGGGAGTCGCTGATGGCGCCGATCCTGCAGCTGGCCGGCGCTCCGGCCTCGGGTCTGCCCGTCGCGCAGGCATTTCACCTCAAACCGGCACGGTGGCGCGCCGGTCAGGGCCGCCTGATTGTGGACGCCGAAGACCACGTGATGGTGCAGACCGCACACATTGATGTCGATGCGGTCGCCGCCCGGTTCAACGACGTGCCCGCGGCGGGATAG
- a CDS encoding helix-turn-helix domain-containing protein, with translation MGDNTNGTIAEPLRYSSTVTDVAIGAAIRRRRTGARMQLDKLADKAGVNLKVMSRIELGQRPCRVPEMVSIARALRLSPQTLIKEATEIQAAGAAASQAS, from the coding sequence ATGGGCGACAACACCAACGGCACCATTGCCGAGCCACTGCGCTACAGCAGCACCGTCACCGACGTCGCGATCGGCGCAGCCATCCGCCGGCGGCGTACCGGCGCACGGATGCAGCTCGACAAGCTCGCCGACAAAGCCGGGGTGAACCTCAAAGTCATGTCACGCATCGAACTGGGTCAGCGGCCCTGCCGGGTGCCGGAAATGGTCAGCATTGCGCGGGCTCTGCGGCTGTCACCTCAGACGCTGATCAAAGAGGCCACCGAGATCCAGGCGGCCGGCGCCGCCGCCAGCCAGGCCAGCTGA
- the eccB gene encoding type VII secretion protein EccB: MPWYLTTPRQIKGFKRELNRVDEALSRQDVRGLGSPLTRLRGGMSVGMVFGVLILVAAFVASLISPKPDAGVASIMTTRSGGMFVQFNGRLHPVTNLASARLIVGNPDEAKVVTDTALRSMPTGPLMGIPNAPNLLTPRTDDTATWTVCDWRDTAVPLSLLRSGDITTAVIAGSDMLDGGTDLGDNRAVLVKPVTDPSKLWLLYRDTRAEVGRTDYAAQAALGLTPALIDTAVTVSSALLGAISPSPVLTAPALVDRGQPSPVVTGSAIGDVLTVATASGARSFYLVGSSGVQQVSPVLAQMMINTGSAQRLVDDPATVQAQPHVTIVDDSRFPSAVPTMIAEPALCWSWAKSRGELTASTRIFTNARMPLTEAGRASAVNLLPNDGTAEQASDSITLPGFGWYARTTGDATDSVAAEQLMWIDPNGTRYPIDAVVGSSAGEVSYDPTVKALGFDTIAPTPIPWAVAKLYAPGATLSIKNAQVMQGTLVPHSQVPNPPTSKGQRPPEPDSQPSDEPVTEADPEADPEADLAAEPGA, from the coding sequence GTGCCGTGGTATCTGACAACCCCACGCCAGATCAAGGGGTTCAAGCGCGAACTCAATCGCGTGGACGAGGCGCTCTCACGCCAGGACGTGCGCGGGCTCGGTTCGCCGCTGACCCGGCTTCGCGGCGGCATGAGCGTCGGCATGGTGTTCGGGGTGCTGATCCTGGTCGCAGCATTCGTCGCGTCGTTGATCAGTCCCAAGCCTGATGCCGGTGTCGCGTCGATCATGACCACCCGAAGCGGAGGCATGTTCGTTCAGTTCAACGGCCGCCTGCACCCGGTGACCAACCTCGCATCCGCGAGGTTGATCGTCGGCAACCCCGACGAAGCCAAAGTTGTCACCGACACCGCGCTACGCAGCATGCCGACCGGGCCCCTCATGGGGATTCCGAACGCGCCCAACCTGCTCACGCCGCGCACCGACGACACCGCGACATGGACGGTGTGCGACTGGCGCGACACCGCCGTCCCGCTGTCGCTGCTGCGTTCCGGCGACATCACCACCGCGGTGATCGCCGGCTCGGACATGCTCGACGGCGGAACCGATCTCGGTGACAACCGCGCAGTGTTGGTCAAGCCGGTGACCGACCCGTCCAAGCTGTGGTTGCTCTACCGCGACACGCGAGCCGAGGTTGGCCGCACCGACTACGCCGCGCAGGCAGCGCTCGGTCTGACCCCGGCGCTGATCGATACGGCGGTGACCGTCTCCTCGGCGCTGCTTGGAGCGATCAGCCCGTCACCGGTGCTCACCGCGCCGGCGCTCGTCGACCGCGGACAGCCCAGCCCCGTGGTAACCGGGTCGGCGATCGGAGACGTGCTGACCGTGGCCACTGCCTCCGGCGCTCGCTCGTTCTATCTGGTCGGATCCTCCGGGGTGCAGCAGGTCTCCCCGGTGCTGGCCCAGATGATGATCAACACCGGCTCGGCACAGCGGCTCGTCGACGATCCGGCCACGGTACAGGCTCAGCCGCACGTGACCATCGTCGATGATTCCCGTTTCCCGTCGGCGGTGCCGACCATGATCGCCGAGCCGGCACTGTGCTGGAGCTGGGCGAAATCCCGTGGCGAACTGACTGCTTCGACGCGGATCTTCACCAACGCGCGGATGCCGCTGACCGAAGCGGGACGCGCGTCGGCGGTGAACCTGCTTCCCAACGACGGAACCGCTGAACAGGCCTCAGATTCGATCACGTTGCCCGGGTTCGGCTGGTATGCCCGCACCACCGGTGATGCCACCGATTCCGTGGCAGCCGAGCAGCTGATGTGGATCGATCCGAACGGCACCCGGTACCCGATAGATGCGGTGGTCGGATCTTCGGCCGGTGAGGTGTCCTATGACCCCACGGTCAAGGCGCTGGGATTCGACACCATCGCACCAACCCCGATCCCGTGGGCAGTGGCCAAGCTTTACGCACCGGGAGCCACCTTGTCGATCAAGAACGCACAGGTGATGCAGGGAACGCTTGTACCGCACTCACAGGTGCCCAATCCTCCGACCAGTAAAGGTCAGCGGCCACCCGAGCCCGACTCGCAACCGAGCGACGAGCCGGTCACCGAAGCCGACCCCGAAGCCGACCCCGAAGCCGATCTCGCCGCCGAGCCCGGCGCCTGA